One Candidatus Binatia bacterium genomic window, ATCCTCAATGGGCGCAAAACCTTCATCACCAACGCACCCAAAGCACACCACCTGTTCCTCTTCGCCCGTACCGACAAAGGCATCACCGCGTTCATCGTCGATGCGGACTCGCCGGGCCTGAGCATTGGCGCGGTGTTCGATACCATCGGGCACCAGGGCGCACGCATCTCGGAGGTCGTTCTCGACGACTGCCGCATCCCCGTTGACGCGCTGGTGGGCGAGGAAGGACGCGGCTTCGACTACGCTAAACGCACCCTGGCAGAGGGGCGCACGACCCTGAGTGCGCGCTGCGTCGGCGCCGGCCAGAAGGCGCTGGAGCTGGCACTCACCTACGCCGAGGAGCGGCACACGTTTGGAAAGCCGTTGGCGGAGCATCAAGCCATCGCCTTCCGACTCGCCCAGATGAGCGCGCGGATCGAAGCGGCACGCCTGGTGGTGTATCGCAGCGCGTGGATGTTAGATCGCGGCAGCCCGGCCGTCCGCGAATCCTCGACGGCAAAACTGGTGGCGGCGGAGAGTGCCTGGCAGACGGTGGATGACGCCCTGCAGATCTTCGGCGGCAACGGCTATGTCCGCGGCGAGTATATGATCGAGCGCATCTGGCGCGATGTCCGCGTCGCACGCGTCTACGACGGTTCCAGCGAAGTGCAGCAGATAGTCATCGCCCAGCGCTTGCGCAAGGGCGACGTCGAAACGACGTACAACTAGGCCCCGCAGCACGTCGCAGCGGTTCAAGACCGTTCAGGCTCCCAATTGCGGTGCGTTTTCCTCGTTGGTAAGGTGGCCGCCGTATCGGAG contains:
- a CDS encoding acyl-CoA dehydrogenase family protein — protein: MDFALSTDELLLQRSVRDFVEEQANTCWKEIDRTDELPAHVIEGACGLGLFALSIPAEYGGLELSVMQKALVHEMLGRGPWGLASFISVHTGLGCVGIVRFGSEEQKRHYLPKMATGEWLGSFALTEPGAGSDAAALQTRAERRGDSYILNGRKTFITNAPKAHHLFLFARTDKGITAFIVDADSPGLSIGAVFDTIGHQGARISEVVLDDCRIPVDALVGEEGRGFDYAKRTLAEGRTTLSARCVGAGQKALELALTYAEERHTFGKPLAEHQAIAFRLAQMSARIEAARLVVYRSAWMLDRGSPAVRESSTAKLVAAESAWQTVDDALQIFGGNGYVRGEYMIERIWRDVRVARVYDGSSEVQQIVIAQRLRKGDVETTYN